The stretch of DNA GATCTTGAGTGTTTCACACATAGCTATCATTAGGTCACTGTTGATATTGGtggcattgtcagtaatgattgacttaTGTACTCTAAATCGACAAACAATGTGATCCTCGATaaaatctgctacgaccttcttagttataGCCTTACAGGATGCACCTTCagcccattttgtgaagtagtctatatcCACCAAAATGAACCTGTGTCCGTTTGAAGTAGTGGGTTCAATTGGTCTGATAACATCCATGCTCCAAGAAGAGAAAGGCTAGGGTGAACTAgttgcattgagttcgttgggtAGTACTCATATCATATCAATATGTATTTGGAATTtgtgacacttttgaacatatttgatgcagtctgtCTCAATAGGCAACCAGAAATAACCTACTCTTAATATCTTTTTGGACAAAacaaaaccattcatgtgtggtctgcAAGTCCCGGGatgtatttcttcgagcaatctagatacttccttggcatcgacatATCGCAATAATCCCaaatcaggagtccttctatataaattcctccactttgaaagaaatggttggccaatcttcgaagcgtacgcttctgagtgtgtgtagcaTTCTATGGGTATTCTCCCTTTTCCAAGTATTCCTTGATATCGTGGAACTATGGATTTCTGTCAAACTCTTCTTCGACATGAGCACAATAAATtggctgcttatgaattcctatttgGATAGGATCGATTAAATTCTTTTctagatgttgtatcatggaagacaaggtagctAATACATCTGCGCACTCATTCTAAATCCTttgaacatgtttgaattctatctttgtaaACCTCTTGATCAGTTCTTGTACCCagtgcaaatatggcaatattcTTGTGTTTttggtagcccattctcctagtacCTGGTGTACTAATAGATCTGAATATccgattaccagcaactcctgaatgTTCATGTCGATGGCCAGCCTGAGTCCCAAGATTCACGCCTCATATTCCGctatattgttggtgcatgggaTGCTGAGTTTTACGGATACTGAATAATATTGACCAGTCTCTGATACTAAAATAGCTCTGATGCCTACTCCTTTGATGTTTGTTGCTCCGTCAAAGAAAATCCTCCAACCGTCGAATGGATCGGTAATATATTCACCTACAAACGACACTTCCTTGTTGAGAAAATACGTCTTCAGTGGTTTGTCTTCTCCGTCTACGGGATTCTCCGCTAAGTGATCAGCCAACGCTTTCCCCTTGACTGCCTTCTACGTCACATAGATGATATCGAACTCACTTAGCAGTgtatctgccactttgctaacttacccgtaggcatgggtttctgaaagatgtattttagtggatccatccttgatatgagatatgtagtgaacgcacagaaataatgtctcaacttttGGGCTTTCCATGTCAAAGAACAACAGGTGCGTtcctgtcatgccccaacctcgggaagcacgACCgccgctcaaccaagtgaacccgatcgagcaagcctatagatactttctacccgactcacccatgatcaagagaatacatgatttcattaattaaacagtaggaagttcatatatacaatactaaatcgtctcattggttacatcattttAAATTCGAaaaatacacacattcttatgattcgagtaaaacaagagatcaaaacacaacataatttgtttgacttttctagcacccatgtacaacccacatagtgtctatggagcctctaagagatacaaaagggtgttatgatagtgccggcaacaaggccccggctatacctcaagacgtgataataatatgaaaaacaaatacaatacgtgaccccgggatgaagtggggctcaccaagtctgttgggaagagggtgtaccactatcgctgatcaacactgcatgctatggaatcacctgcatccatttaaagatgcagggcctccgacaaaagggacgttagtactgtcgactagtactagtatgtaaaactaaacaccatctcaatagaatgaataataatacaagggggaacagtcaagaattcaataagagcttcaaataatactaaaacatcaagttaaggatcacataagttttcaagtcaatttccatgttattatattgggtgatctttagtgccgatataccataattcacaataccattgtATTCTTAAACGGAGTCctatcatgacccgatcggctaggtcatctcatttgagacatcaaccataaccacattttcaattatcatttccagcacagtcacgaccatcggctaggccgtctcacccaatacattaccttttttagtcaatcatctcatatcatacttctttcatatctatTCAATTCATCGGCACTAATGGCGACAATTATAATaccgttcttggcacttggccgaaTGCTCCCCTTTTCATTTTTACACACCATTACCATTATCGACCACAAGACTCTTCAATTCAAGGCTTTTAGGTACACAtgagagcaattaagagtcttagacaTATAGAGATTTTGTTCACATAATTTGGCATGATAACCTTCACTCAAGAATAACTTGAAATCGTAACAATTATAACACACACAGTCACACTTTGAATATATATACTCAAAAGATAACATAGAATGAATAAATGCATTTGAAACATATATTGAACATGTATCTTTCAACACAAGATTACTCGGGATAACCGATTTTATAATGATCAACTTGGGTCTTTCATAACTTACGTGAACaccgtggaattcgattctaagagagagttttagccaacatacctcaattgagcttccttaaacctTTAAAACGTTCCGGAGTTCTTaacaacttcaatatattttagaaatcTAACATGGTGAcccaaaattaagaagatgatcatgattctagctcatttgagcatattatcaagcaccgggtgtgcattaaggttttttaAGGTCCTTTTACGAAAGATTCCATCATCcctcaacccattctctaccatttttagctcacaaccttcctgcattatttgataacacatgcTAATTACTCCTCTTTTAGATGATTTTctaaattaagagctagggcatagattcttacctttatgGTGAAGACTTCTCTGTTAATCCTTAataattgagcaagaattgatggataataggttgaaggttactcccccactctaagaactctttctcacttAAAGAATATCAGGAATATGCTtaaaaatggactatggcatgTGTTTTAACGAGGTAGGGTgggttttaaaaaccccaaaaatgaagccccgagataggatctgcggtcgcatatgcgaccgcggaatgaatatgcggtccacatatcggccgcacaatttggtgccaaaaaacTGGAAAAATGTGTCTGGGTCTGCGGTTgttatgcagcccgcagacctgttctgtggtcgcataatgcgtcGTAAAATCTCCCATCTGCAAAAATCTCAAAGCAGGATATGTGATCCGAGTGCGGCCCGAAaaatggttttgcggtcgcatatttGGCCGCGTAATTGACATAAAAAAATGGCCCATAAGACTgtctcactctacggccattctgcggcacgcatattgattatgcggccgcataatgggccactgaaatgcctatctttgccaaatattttccttcaactttccagcgcactgttcaatccaaaaagtctaaaCCGctgctcgcaagctcgccgcaaataatttctactattattaacctctacgcctaccccgaCATCATGGAACCCcagtttttaggaaatatttaacggggccttacagttcCAACAAAGAGTATCAGGACTCGTAAGGCGTGAAcctcttgctcagataatatatcgccaACTTTTCCTTCCAGTTTTGTCTTGTTTCCCCAAAATGCAGCCAAAGGCTCCATCCAACACGGACAGATAAAGTAATAGAGGTCTAcctggttctggcgggaccaattTGGGCGGTTTAGCTtgatactccttgattttgtcgaaggctttttggcattcttcagtccagcttgttgaAGAATCTTTCCTCAGTATTTTGAAGATCAGCTCACATATCACTATTGATTATTCTATAAAGCGACTGATATAATTAAGGCATGCTACAAAACTCATCACGTCCTTCTTGTTCTTCGGtggtggcaagtcctggatagccttgatttttgatgggttTAGCTCAATACCTCGGCGGCTGATAATGAAACCTAGCaattttccagcagggactccgaaggcacattttgcagggttcaacttcaagttgtattttCGAAGTCGATCAAAAACTTTCTTCAGGTCTGCTCTGTGATatgaactccttttagatttgatgataacaccatccatgtacacctctatttccttgtgtatcatgtcgtgggagatagtcgtcatggccctcatgtaggtttccccagcattcttcaaaccaaatggcatcattttgtaaAATGTATTCCCCATGATGTGATAAAGGCGGtgttttcggcatcctcttcatctatCCAAATCTGATGATATCCGGTGAAagaatccacaaaggattggagttcattctTGGTGCAATTTTCAATCCGTATGTGTATGTTAGGCAATGGGAAATCATCCTTAtgacttgctctgttcagataTCGGTAgtcgacacatactctaactttcccatctttcttcggaaccagcacaatgttggctaaccaggttgggtattcgaccactcaaagaaccttggctttgatttgcttggtgacctcctcttttatcttcagactcatatctggcttgaactttctgagatttagctttaccggtggacacatgggattggtaggtagcttgtgaaatactatggatgtgcttaaaccagtcatatcgttataggaccatgcaaaaatatccttaTATTCTTTTATAAACCTgatatactcttccttctctgacagTGATAGGTGAAggcttatgcgagtttctttgactgtttcagaatcccctaagttaacgacctcagtttcctccaaattagactttggtttgttttcaaaattttctacctctttgacaatttcctcaggtat from Nicotiana tomentosiformis chromosome 11, ASM39032v3, whole genome shotgun sequence encodes:
- the LOC138901727 gene encoding uncharacterized protein, which gives rise to MGNTFYKMMPFGLKNAGETYMRAMTTISHDMIHKEIEVYMDGVIIKSKRSSYHRADLKKVFDRLRKYNLKLNPAKCAFGVPAGKLLGFIISRRGIELNPSKIKAIQDLPPPKNKKDILQQAGLKNAKKPSTKSRSIKLNRPNWSRQNQVDLYYFICPCWMEPLAAFWGNKTKLEGKVGDILSEQEVHALRVLILFVGTKAVKGKALADHLAENPVDGEDKPLKTYFLNKEVSFVGEYITDPFDGWRIFFDGATNIKGVGIRAILVSETGVAGNRIFRSISTPGTRRMGYQKHKNIAIFALGTRTDQEVYKDRIQTCSKDLE